A section of the Mesobacillus jeotgali genome encodes:
- a CDS encoding DUF6044 family protein codes for MQDKESKFIILSLIVISLFVSPYFILGEEAHIRVHDNLDSNLAWYKILAESGQISGSVKSDIPQVINGLPRNALGTEFSLIVWLYVWFPVMTAYGISQAITRFFAFLGMYLLLKDHFITAPDKYLIRIGTGLAFALTPFWPSGMLSTLGMPLALWAFLHIRQGKGKWTSYLTLTLLPFYSSIVLGFFFFLCAMGILWLRDVIRCKDFNWRFLLAIVYMTAVFLITDYRLVYSFLFDGVPNSRDEYFHARLTFLHSVKLTLKNFIYGHTHVMTVHTFIILPVIMTAMILIWKHRKWKQEGVFTVLFLLNIVLSAWYAFWFYKGWLPLTERFHFMDTFNFARFHFLRPLILYILFAAGLGILWENKRMRRAVPLLIAAQITLLLLTNEEIVYSKKPSVREFFAGEQFEKIRDHIGKPQSSYRIAHIGLHPAIAQYNGFYTLDTYNNFYPLSYKYQFRKIIENELDKNKQIRIYFDQWGGRCYLFTDELGKHYMFKKNSKKRIRNLDINTAQLKQLGGEYIFSSVPIDNAMENNLKLDKIFNSESSAWKIYLYEVL; via the coding sequence ATGCAGGATAAAGAGAGTAAATTCATCATACTATCGCTAATCGTGATTTCACTCTTTGTATCGCCGTACTTTATATTGGGAGAAGAAGCCCATATCCGGGTCCATGACAATCTGGATTCTAATTTAGCTTGGTATAAGATTCTTGCTGAGAGTGGTCAAATTTCCGGATCAGTAAAATCTGATATTCCTCAAGTCATTAACGGACTTCCCAGAAATGCTCTTGGGACGGAATTCAGCCTGATTGTTTGGCTTTATGTTTGGTTCCCAGTAATGACAGCCTATGGAATAAGCCAGGCTATCACCAGGTTTTTTGCATTCCTGGGAATGTATTTGCTATTAAAGGACCATTTTATTACCGCGCCAGATAAATACCTGATTCGAATAGGAACCGGATTGGCATTTGCCTTAACCCCGTTTTGGCCGTCAGGAATGCTGAGTACTTTGGGAATGCCTTTGGCTTTGTGGGCTTTTCTGCATATCAGACAGGGCAAAGGAAAGTGGACTTCCTATCTTACTCTTACGCTCTTGCCATTTTACTCTAGTATTGTTTTAGGATTTTTCTTTTTTCTATGCGCAATGGGAATTCTTTGGCTAAGGGATGTTATCCGATGCAAAGATTTCAACTGGCGCTTTTTGCTCGCTATCGTCTATATGACAGCAGTCTTCCTGATTACAGATTATAGACTTGTCTACTCTTTCCTGTTTGATGGAGTTCCTAATAGCAGGGATGAATATTTTCACGCACGTTTGACGTTCCTTCATTCTGTAAAGCTGACCTTAAAAAACTTTATCTATGGTCACACCCATGTCATGACTGTTCATACGTTTATCATCCTGCCGGTCATTATGACAGCCATGATTTTAATATGGAAGCATAGGAAGTGGAAACAAGAGGGCGTTTTTACAGTTTTATTCCTGTTAAATATTGTCTTATCAGCATGGTACGCATTTTGGTTTTATAAAGGGTGGCTTCCTTTAACCGAAAGGTTCCATTTCATGGATACCTTTAATTTTGCCAGATTTCATTTTTTGCGACCGTTGATCCTTTATATCCTCTTTGCCGCTGGTCTGGGAATCCTCTGGGAAAACAAGCGAATGAGAAGAGCTGTTCCTTTGTTAATTGCAGCACAAATCACCTTATTATTGTTAACCAATGAAGAAATAGTCTATAGCAAAAAGCCGAGTGTAAGGGAATTTTTTGCAGGGGAACAATTTGAAAAAATAAGAGACCATATCGGTAAACCTCAAAGCAGCTATCGGATTGCGCATATTGGGCTCCATCCCGCCATCGCCCAGTATAATGGTTTTTACACTTTGGATACCTATAATAATTTTTATCCTTTAAGTTACAAATATCAGTTCCGGAAAATAATTGAAAACGAGCTAGATAAAAATAAACAGATCCGAATTTATTTTGATCAATGGGGAGGGCGTTGTTACCTTTTTACCGATGAATTGGGCAAGCATTATATGTTCAAGAAAAACTCTAAAAAAAGGATAAGGAATCTGGATATCAATACTGCGCAACTAAAACAATTGGGTGGAGAATATATCTTTTCTTCTGTCCCGATCGATAATGCAATGGAAAATAATTTGAAACTTGATAAGATTTTCAACTCTGAGTCCAGTGCCTGGAAAATTTACCTCTATGAAGTTTTATAA
- a CDS encoding undecaprenyl-diphosphate phosphatase gives MNIWELFVAFILGLVEGLTEFAPVSSTGHMIIVDDLLLHSKELFTEPVANTFKVVIQLGSILAVVIVFKDRFLNLLGLQKGVSITDSNGRLSLSKVIVGLIPAGVIGVLFEDYIDEHLFSVETVVIGLVLGAILMIIADRLHPRVLKTEDVDQISYKQALGVGLFQCMGLWPGFSRSGSTIAGGVLLGLGHRAASDFTFIMAVPIMLGASAISLLKNWQYFTMDALPFFAVGFISAFVFALLFIRFFLKLIDKIKLMPFAIYRIILAGVIYFIFL, from the coding sequence ATGAATATTTGGGAATTATTTGTAGCATTCATACTGGGATTAGTAGAAGGATTAACTGAATTTGCGCCTGTTTCGTCTACAGGGCATATGATTATTGTTGATGACTTGCTGCTGCACTCGAAAGAATTATTTACAGAACCGGTTGCGAACACCTTTAAAGTTGTCATTCAATTAGGTTCTATACTCGCAGTGGTCATAGTTTTCAAAGACAGATTTCTTAACTTATTAGGTTTACAAAAAGGAGTTTCAATCACTGACTCTAACGGAAGGCTAAGTCTTTCAAAAGTAATTGTAGGCTTGATTCCTGCAGGGGTGATTGGCGTTTTATTCGAGGACTATATTGACGAGCATTTGTTTTCTGTGGAGACCGTCGTGATCGGGCTTGTATTAGGGGCTATCCTGATGATTATTGCTGACCGTTTGCATCCAAGAGTCCTTAAGACTGAAGACGTTGATCAGATTAGCTATAAGCAGGCTCTTGGTGTCGGATTATTCCAATGTATGGGCTTATGGCCGGGCTTTTCGAGGTCTGGATCGACTATTGCTGGTGGCGTACTGCTCGGTTTAGGCCACCGTGCAGCTTCTGATTTCACTTTCATTATGGCGGTACCAATCATGCTTGGTGCCAGTGCGATTTCTTTATTGAAAAATTGGCAGTATTTTACCATGGATGCCTTGCCTTTTTTCGCGGTGGGATTCATTAGTGCATTTGTATTTGCATTATTGTTCATTCGATTCTTCCTAAAACTCATTGACAAAATTAAGTTAATGCCGTTTGCGATTTATCGAATCATCCTAGCTGGAGTTATATATTTTATCTTTCTCTAA
- a CDS encoding YpzG family protein, translating to MSYKDHLDPHSQLFHHTWTRRKHTNSQVNGETQVTKNTILARSNAKAHRF from the coding sequence ATGAGTTATAAAGATCATTTGGATCCACACTCACAACTATTCCACCACACTTGGACTAGGCGGAAGCATACCAATTCGCAAGTCAATGGTGAAACCCAGGTAACAAAAAACACTATACTTGCGAGAAGTAATGCGAAAGCGCACCGTTTTTGA
- a CDS encoding GtrA family protein yields MSQSLKHGSYLRTTNPLNKWIGIRFTNCLPFLRFLLVGVLNTFIGMGLMLLLKNGLEWSYWQATFTGNTVGASVSFLLNRRFTFRSQVPIMVGASKFIFIVLASYFVSFSLSHSLTKMLNSADIYLRFMDLDNIAIFLGSIIYTITNFFGQKLFVFKENKNCSS; encoded by the coding sequence ATGAGTCAATCGTTGAAACACGGAAGCTATCTGAGAACAACTAACCCGCTGAATAAGTGGATTGGAATCCGTTTTACGAACTGCCTTCCGTTCTTAAGGTTCCTTTTAGTTGGCGTACTTAATACTTTTATCGGGATGGGCTTGATGCTACTGTTAAAAAACGGGCTTGAATGGTCATATTGGCAGGCTACCTTCACAGGTAACACAGTAGGTGCTTCTGTCAGTTTCCTTTTAAATAGAAGGTTTACCTTCCGAAGCCAAGTCCCCATAATGGTTGGTGCATCTAAATTTATTTTTATTGTTTTGGCCAGCTACTTTGTTTCTTTCTCGCTCAGTCACAGCTTAACAAAAATGCTAAATAGCGCCGATATTTATTTGCGCTTTATGGACTTGGACAATATTGCGATCTTTTTGGGGTCTATCATCTACACTATTACTAATTTTTTTGGACAAAAATTATTTGTATTCAAAGAAAACAAAAATTGCAGCTCTTGA
- a CDS encoding glycosyltransferase family 2 protein produces MNIPILTIIVPCYNEQEVLGETIEQLKAKLEQMIIGKMVSDKSKILFVDDGSKDSTWHMIYKASLKNEMIKGLKLSRNVGHQNALLAGLFSAKMSSDCMVTIDADLQDDVDAINEMVKKYIEGYEVVYGVRSSRESDTFFKRFTAEGFYKLMDKLGVKLVFNHADFRLMGRRAVEELEHFAESNMFLRGIVPLIGFNSANVYYERKERLAGETKYPLKKMLAFAFDGITSFSVTPIRIVMLVGCLSFIVSLIFGIYFLALKYFGDTELGWTSLITSIWLIGGLQLIALGLVGEYIGKIYKETKRRPKFIIDVDLFNLPVPRRLVNREGAEYESIVETRKLSENN; encoded by the coding sequence ATGAATATTCCAATTTTAACGATTATTGTTCCCTGCTACAACGAGCAAGAAGTTTTGGGAGAAACGATTGAACAGCTGAAGGCAAAGCTTGAACAGATGATAATAGGAAAAATGGTTTCAGATAAAAGTAAAATACTCTTTGTTGATGACGGGAGCAAAGACAGTACCTGGCATATGATTTATAAAGCGAGCCTTAAAAACGAGATGATAAAAGGGTTAAAGCTATCACGAAATGTCGGACATCAAAATGCCTTGCTCGCGGGTCTATTTTCTGCAAAAATGTCTTCAGATTGTATGGTGACCATCGATGCGGACCTTCAGGATGATGTCGATGCAATAAATGAAATGGTGAAAAAATACATTGAAGGCTACGAAGTTGTTTATGGAGTAAGGAGCAGCAGAGAATCGGATACATTCTTCAAGCGGTTCACCGCCGAAGGTTTTTATAAGTTAATGGACAAGCTTGGAGTCAAATTAGTCTTTAACCATGCCGACTTCCGACTGATGGGCAGGCGTGCGGTCGAAGAATTGGAGCATTTCGCTGAGAGCAATATGTTTTTACGTGGGATTGTACCATTAATTGGGTTCAATTCTGCAAATGTATATTATGAAAGAAAGGAAAGGCTTGCGGGCGAAACAAAATATCCCTTGAAAAAAATGCTGGCATTCGCCTTTGATGGAATAACATCATTTTCAGTTACCCCAATCAGGATTGTTATGCTTGTAGGATGCCTTTCTTTCATTGTAAGCCTGATTTTTGGAATTTATTTTTTAGCTTTAAAGTATTTCGGAGATACAGAACTTGGGTGGACATCCTTGATTACATCCATCTGGCTAATAGGCGGACTGCAACTGATAGCACTTGGGCTGGTTGGTGAATATATTGGAAAAATTTATAAAGAAACCAAGCGCAGGCCAAAATTTATTATAGATGTTGACTTGTTTAACCTGCCGGTACCAAGAAGATTGGTGAATAGGGAAGGGGCGGAGTATGAGTCAATCGTTGAAACACGGAAGCTATCTGAGAACAACTAA
- a CDS encoding ABC transporter permease, protein MIALIQNELMKVFGKMASWIYMVIIILAVLIAGIIYSKFSADPNPNWRQDTEEEIKMLENQMASASEDEKVLMQNQIDQTKEMLDENINPNAKTNWHFMNDVVVGVSSLVTLFVVVVGSANVAAEFSDGTIKQLLIRPHQRWKILLSKYIAVIIYALLMIVTLIVSGYIIGLVLFGSGDFNTKIFEITLEGRKVAMVGEQFLLKMLYFIPSLLIVMTIAFMLSTLFKSQALAVGIGIFVLFFSSTLGGIILMLADKYTWAKFLIFPHLDLTVYALQDRILDNITLPISLSILAVYYAIFMFLTFFFFQKRDISI, encoded by the coding sequence ATGATTGCGTTAATCCAAAATGAATTAATGAAGGTTTTCGGGAAAATGGCAAGCTGGATTTACATGGTTATTATTATCCTGGCTGTTTTGATTGCTGGAATTATCTATAGTAAGTTTAGTGCTGACCCTAATCCAAATTGGCGACAGGATACAGAGGAAGAAATAAAGATGCTTGAAAACCAAATGGCATCTGCTTCGGAAGATGAAAAAGTACTGATGCAAAATCAAATTGATCAAACAAAGGAAATGCTGGACGAAAATATCAATCCAAATGCCAAAACTAACTGGCACTTCATGAATGATGTTGTTGTCGGTGTCAGCTCTCTTGTCACTTTATTTGTGGTTGTTGTAGGAAGTGCGAATGTTGCTGCTGAATTTTCTGATGGAACGATTAAGCAGTTATTAATCCGCCCTCATCAGAGATGGAAAATCCTGCTGTCAAAGTACATAGCCGTCATCATCTATGCATTATTAATGATCGTAACGCTGATTGTTTCAGGTTATATAATCGGATTGGTTCTATTCGGCAGCGGAGATTTCAATACGAAGATTTTTGAAATCACGCTTGAAGGAAGAAAAGTAGCTATGGTTGGAGAACAATTTCTGCTGAAGATGCTTTATTTTATCCCTAGTCTTCTCATCGTCATGACTATCGCATTCATGCTTTCCACGCTGTTTAAAAGTCAAGCTCTTGCGGTGGGCATCGGCATATTTGTTCTTTTCTTTTCTTCTACCCTCGGAGGCATTATCTTGATGCTTGCTGACAAATATACTTGGGCCAAATTTTTGATTTTCCCTCATTTGGATTTGACAGTCTATGCTCTTCAAGACAGGATCCTTGATAATATAACATTGCCTATTTCACTTTCGATACTTGCTGTATATTACGCAATATTCATGTTTCTAACCTTTTTCTTCTTCCAAAAAAGGGATATCAGTATTTAA
- a CDS encoding GNAT family N-acetyltransferase gives MNPILLEFPSEFETDRLLIRMPKPGDGAVTCESINASLKELQPWMPFAQKEQSVEETEVVIRQGYLKFLDRSDLRLLVFKKDTGEFVASSGLHRINWDVPKFEIGYWIDSRYSGQGYITEAVKGITEFAVRELKARRIEIRCDSLNIKSRAIPQKLGFSLDAILKNDSVSVSGEIPDTCIYSKTF, from the coding sequence ATGAATCCTATTTTATTAGAGTTCCCAAGTGAATTTGAAACAGACAGATTGCTGATCAGGATGCCTAAGCCAGGTGATGGTGCTGTTACATGCGAGTCCATTAATGCTTCTTTAAAAGAACTTCAACCATGGATGCCATTCGCCCAAAAGGAACAAAGTGTTGAAGAAACAGAAGTCGTAATCCGGCAGGGCTACTTGAAGTTTTTGGATCGCTCTGATCTTAGGCTGCTTGTATTCAAAAAAGATACAGGGGAATTTGTGGCGTCATCAGGTTTACACAGAATTAATTGGGATGTCCCAAAATTCGAAATCGGTTATTGGATTGACTCGCGTTATAGTGGCCAAGGCTATATAACAGAGGCAGTGAAAGGCATCACAGAATTTGCAGTAAGGGAGCTTAAGGCCCGCAGAATCGAAATTAGATGTGATTCCTTAAACATTAAGAGCAGGGCAATTCCCCAAAAGCTCGGATTTTCTCTAGATGCCATATTAAAAAATGATTCCGTTTCAGTTAGTGGTGAAATTCCGGATACCTGCATTTATTCCAAGACGTTTTGA
- a CDS encoding MFS transporter: MKGWKNPILLILGIGISNIGNWIYFVAINILVLKITGSAAAIAGLFIIRPLAILLTNTWAGSVIDRVNKRRLMILIDILRGILIAIIPFFTSLVPIYLIMLLTNIAGAFFGPTSETYIAKLVPPEKRKKFNSIFSFAASGAMLVGPSVSGLLIMYGSINTSIYINSVTFFFCAVAIYFLPDVDGELKNESYRAPITLKMITEDWKAVIDFGKTAAGFMVVFLIFQFITLISFTLDSQEVTFIQQVIGLSEKNYGLLVSLTGAGYVAGSFAVSALANRLSTRTLLGLGSFLSVGGYLMFYLATSESIPVAVVGFIIIGFFSPFSFTGYTTFFQNNVPLDLMGRFSSAFAFFQAMLQILLTLLLGYLAEIIKLQTVAIAFSAIGLLLAVVLTSIVFLQSKKNLFILEAEGKLTKEG, encoded by the coding sequence TTGAAGGGATGGAAAAATCCCATCTTATTGATTCTGGGAATAGGGATTTCCAACATTGGCAACTGGATTTATTTTGTGGCAATAAACATATTGGTATTAAAGATCACTGGCTCTGCAGCAGCCATTGCCGGATTGTTCATCATCAGGCCGCTGGCAATCTTGTTGACCAATACCTGGGCCGGGAGCGTCATCGATCGCGTAAATAAAAGAAGATTGATGATTTTGATTGATATTCTTCGTGGTATATTAATTGCAATCATTCCTTTTTTCACATCACTTGTTCCAATTTACCTCATCATGTTATTGACAAATATAGCTGGAGCCTTTTTTGGCCCCACATCTGAAACTTACATAGCGAAGCTTGTACCACCCGAAAAGAGAAAAAAGTTCAATTCCATCTTTTCATTCGCAGCATCAGGAGCAATGCTTGTCGGACCAAGCGTATCAGGTTTGCTTATCATGTACGGAAGTATTAATACCAGCATTTATATTAACTCTGTAACCTTCTTTTTCTGTGCAGTTGCTATCTACTTTCTGCCAGACGTTGATGGTGAACTTAAGAACGAATCCTATAGAGCCCCGATTACTTTGAAAATGATAACTGAGGATTGGAAGGCAGTGATCGATTTTGGGAAAACTGCTGCAGGATTTATGGTGGTATTCTTAATTTTTCAATTCATTACCCTGATATCCTTTACACTTGATTCACAGGAAGTAACCTTTATACAGCAGGTCATCGGCTTATCAGAAAAAAATTACGGCTTACTGGTGAGCCTTACGGGTGCTGGATACGTGGCCGGTTCCTTTGCGGTATCAGCACTGGCAAATCGGCTATCAACCAGAACACTGCTTGGACTAGGCTCTTTTTTATCTGTAGGCGGATACTTAATGTTTTATTTGGCTACATCGGAGAGTATTCCTGTCGCTGTTGTTGGCTTCATTATCATCGGTTTTTTCTCGCCCTTTTCGTTTACCGGCTACACAACTTTTTTCCAAAACAATGTACCGTTAGACTTGATGGGCAGATTCAGCAGTGCTTTTGCATTTTTTCAGGCAATGCTTCAAATCTTGTTAACATTACTTCTGGGGTATTTGGCTGAAATAATAAAACTGCAAACAGTAGCCATTGCATTCTCAGCTATCGGTCTATTACTGGCAGTAGTCTTGACATCAATCGTTTTCCTGCAATCCAAGAAAAATCTTTTTATATTGGAAGCAGAGGGGAAATTAACAAAAGAGGGTTAA
- a CDS encoding ABC transporter ATP-binding protein → MSHFALEVKSLTKTIGKKTIVDDVSFKVEKGEIFGLLGPNGAGKTTIIRMIVSLINRSGGTVMVNGNDLDQSFTEAMNELGAIVENPEFYKYLSGYKNLRHYARMAQSEVTKERINEVTELVGLEKAIHDKVRTYSLGMRQRLGVAQAILHKPSILILDEPTNGLDPQGIREFRDYLRLLANQGTSVLVSSHLLSEMQLMCDRFAIIEYGKLIHISSMHETEILETKKARTVEVEISDPIMAAKLLAEKLPDIQVTSKKDARLTISLRREQIPLINKLFVENNVDVYEILNVKATLEDRFLEITNKDKKEQMI, encoded by the coding sequence ATGTCTCATTTTGCGTTAGAGGTAAAGTCACTGACTAAAACGATTGGAAAAAAAACAATCGTTGATGATGTAAGCTTTAAAGTGGAAAAAGGAGAGATATTTGGACTTCTAGGTCCCAATGGAGCCGGGAAGACAACCATAATCCGAATGATTGTCAGTCTGATTAACCGTTCTGGAGGTACAGTAATGGTAAACGGGAACGACCTGGATCAGTCATTTACGGAAGCGATGAATGAATTGGGTGCTATCGTAGAAAATCCAGAGTTTTACAAGTACCTGAGTGGATATAAGAACCTGAGACATTATGCCCGCATGGCACAAAGCGAGGTAACAAAAGAGCGAATAAATGAAGTTACAGAGCTAGTAGGTTTAGAGAAGGCGATCCATGATAAAGTTCGTACATATTCTTTGGGTATGCGACAGCGGCTTGGAGTGGCTCAAGCGATTTTGCATAAGCCTTCCATCCTTATATTAGATGAACCGACAAATGGATTAGATCCTCAAGGAATCAGGGAATTTCGCGATTATTTGCGCCTGCTTGCTAACCAGGGAACTTCCGTATTAGTCTCCTCTCATTTATTATCTGAGATGCAGCTAATGTGTGACCGATTTGCCATCATCGAATATGGGAAGCTGATACATATTTCCTCCATGCATGAAACCGAAATATTGGAGACAAAGAAGGCAAGGACAGTTGAAGTGGAAATATCAGACCCAATTATGGCGGCCAAACTATTGGCAGAGAAATTGCCAGATATACAAGTGACTTCAAAAAAGGACGCACGACTGACTATTTCCTTGAGGAGAGAGCAAATACCTTTGATAAATAAGCTCTTTGTTGAAAATAATGTTGATGTTTACGAAATATTAAATGTGAAAGCCACATTGGAAGATCGCTTCCTTGAGATCACAAATAAAGATAAAAAGGAGCAAATGATATGA